Proteins encoded in a region of the Fimbriimonadaceae bacterium genome:
- a CDS encoding acyl carrier protein translates to MTTTPSDADTRAQILRLLGEIAPEADLACLNPDVSFRDQLDLDSMDFLNFVVALHKAFHIEIPETDYPKYMTLNGCVAQVAASRT, encoded by the coding sequence ATGACGACCACACCATCCGACGCCGACACCCGCGCGCAAATTCTCCGTCTTCTCGGCGAGATCGCCCCCGAGGCAGACTTGGCCTGCCTCAACCCCGATGTCAGCTTTCGAGACCAGCTCGACCTCGACTCGATGGACTTCCTCAACTTCGTGGTCGCACTGCACAAGGCATTCCACATCGAGATCCCTGAAACCGACTATCCCAAATACATGACTTTGAACGGTTGCGTCGCCCAAGTTGCCGCATCGCGAACATGA